In a genomic window of Melopsittacus undulatus isolate bMelUnd1 chromosome 1, bMelUnd1.mat.Z, whole genome shotgun sequence:
- the PPP1R3G gene encoding protein phosphatase 1 regulatory subunit 3G: MASPARPRQEPAAGERRLLGAAPTVPHDAKLMLLELRRCGRPPSPGPGERREEVEEEAEEEEEEEEEEAAAGEDCCSKCKKRVQFADSLGLSLASVKHFSDAEEPQVPPAALSRLQSPAAAEQDPLPVGEDPPQPTPRLVPDFPDGGEPSVERLQRQRVCLERLGRPAAPTDVRGTVRVLGGPGPQEVTVRYTFNEWLSFLDVPAAPLPPDPPAERYCFTLPVPPSLREGSALHFAIRYRGQQGEFWDNNGGRNYTLRCCGCPEIAPRD; the protein is encoded by the coding sequence ATGGCGAGCCCCGCACGCCCGCGGCAGGAGCCGGCGGCGGGGGAGCGGCGGCTTCTTGGCGCGGCCCCGACGGTGCCCCACGACGCCaagctgatgctgctggagctgcgCCGCTGCGGGCGGCCGCCGTCCCCTGGCCCCGGCGAGCggagggaggaggtggaggaggaggcagaggaggaggaggaagaggaagaggaggaagcgGCGGCGGGCGAAGACTGTTGCAGCAAGTGCAAGAAGCGGGTGCAGTTCGCTGACTCGCTGGGGCTGAGCCTCGCCAGCGTCAAGCACTTCAGCGACGCCGAGGAGCCGCAGGTGCCACCCGCCGCGCTGTCCCGCCTGCAGAGCCCGGCCGCCGCCGAGCAGGACCCGCTGCCTGTCGGTGAGGACCCGCCGCAGCCCACGCCGCGCCTGGTGCCCGACTTCCCCGACGGCGGGGAGCCCAGCGTCGAGCGGCTGCAGCGGCAGCGAGTCTGCCTGGAGCGGCTGGGGCGGCCAGCGGCGCCCACCGACGTGCGGGGCACGGTGCGAGTGCTGGGCGGCCCCGGCCCCCAGGAGGTGACGGTGCGCTACACCTTCAACGAGTGGCTCTCCTTCTTGGACGTCCCGGCCGCTCCGCTGCCCCCCGACCCGCCGGCAGAGCGCTACTGCTTCACCCTGCCTGTCCCGCCGAGCCTGCGGGAGGGCTCGGCCCTTCACTTCGCCATCCGGTACCGCGGCCAGCAAGGCGAGTTCTGGGACAACAACGGCGGCCGCAACTACACGCTGCGGTGCTGCGGCTGCCCCGAGATAGCCCCCCGCGATTGA